Proteins encoded within one genomic window of Pigmentiphaga sp. H8:
- a CDS encoding nuclear transport factor 2 family protein produces the protein MRFIAPAGVLLALVLASPVHAQEKARNLQQEEANRQLVVEFYDRVFNRHEVAEGSRVVADDYKQHNPAVPDGKAPFVSFFANKFKTNTQAKVRIVRSAANDDLVWLHVHSTENASDRGRAVVDIFRVKDGKIVEHWDVIQSVPEKTANNNTMF, from the coding sequence ATGCGTTTCATCGCTCCCGCCGGCGTCTTGCTCGCTCTGGTTCTCGCCAGTCCCGTCCACGCACAGGAAAAGGCTCGCAATCTCCAGCAGGAGGAAGCCAACCGCCAGCTCGTCGTCGAGTTCTACGACCGGGTCTTCAACCGGCATGAAGTCGCGGAAGGCTCCCGCGTGGTGGCGGACGACTACAAGCAGCACAATCCCGCGGTGCCCGATGGCAAGGCGCCGTTCGTTTCCTTCTTCGCCAACAAGTTCAAGACCAATACGCAGGCCAAGGTTCGCATCGTCCGCAGCGCGGCCAACGACGACCTCGTCTGGCTGCACGTCCATTCCACCGAGAACGCCAGCGACCGCGGCCGCGCCGTCGTCGACATCTTCCGCGTCAAGGACGGGAAGATCGTCGAGCACTGGGACGTGATCCAGTCCGTGCCGGAAAAAACGGCCAACAACAATACGATGTTCTAG
- a CDS encoding class I SAM-dependent methyltransferase, translated as MHEQDTVPPARLFVTPDALADTIVDHAYIRAGHRLCEPSAGTGALLRAVRRRFGQTIDCVAVEINGSMARGLVDQGLNASIIHGDFLSLTRGEIGEFDRIVMSPPFENGRDVDHIRKALTLLRPGGRLVALCIDGPRQNRYLRPIVEERRGIWKELPRRFFRDQGAVANVALLILSW; from the coding sequence ATGCACGAGCAAGACACTGTCCCACCCGCCCGGCTGTTCGTCACGCCGGATGCGCTCGCGGACACCATCGTGGACCATGCGTACATCCGTGCCGGCCACAGGCTGTGCGAGCCGAGCGCGGGAACCGGTGCGCTGCTTCGGGCCGTTCGGCGCCGCTTCGGACAGACGATCGACTGCGTCGCGGTGGAGATCAATGGCTCCATGGCGCGGGGCCTGGTCGATCAGGGCCTGAACGCTTCGATCATCCATGGCGATTTCCTGTCCCTGACCCGGGGGGAAATCGGGGAGTTCGACCGGATCGTCATGAGTCCGCCATTCGAGAACGGCCGCGACGTCGATCACATCCGCAAGGCCTTGACCCTGCTTCGCCCGGGCGGCCGCCTAGTCGCGCTGTGCATCGATGGCCCGAGGCAGAATCGCTATCTGCGTCCCATCGTCGAGGAACGCCGGGGGATCTGGAAAGAACTGCCCAGGCGTTTTTTCAGGGATCAAGGGGCCGTGGCCAACGTGGCGCTGCTGATCTTGAGCTGGTGA
- a CDS encoding dihydroorotase family protein produces the protein MSKVVDLLLVGGSVYSNGNLVEASVGIEDGRIAFLSAEGWAPAARRTVDMRGKILVPGFIDTHVHFRDPGLTYKEDFWTGTQAAAAGGVTTVVDMPNNKPALLTRDRFRAKRDSVGERALVDYALYAGATNLAEIPGMVEEGAIGVKIFMVADPKSHYPHDPELFTGDAGELYDTLRLARDLGVYCAVHPQNQQLFTHESRKRWAAGTTGPRDFLEAYFGENFVGDHTAISTLIEMSRAASARTHILHVRTERSLRMIQEAAGEGVPVSSEVNPKYMLLGEEDMARMGPLSTPYGLPLAHRDALLDCLGRGLVTVLATDHAPHTREELEPGWKDAWSIPFGNPQLDHVSAVMLTLVSQGRLTLETLVHTMSTNPAKLLGLHPRKGVLQPGADADIAVIDMARTGVLTDDECYTKVKWSPYSGRAYTGRVVMTISGGRIVMQDGVVSGEPGSGRFLRNVAANAA, from the coding sequence ATGAGCAAAGTGGTGGACCTGCTACTTGTCGGCGGATCGGTCTATTCGAACGGCAACCTGGTTGAAGCGTCGGTGGGCATCGAGGACGGCAGAATCGCGTTCCTGTCCGCGGAGGGCTGGGCGCCCGCCGCACGCCGCACCGTGGACATGCGGGGCAAGATCCTCGTGCCCGGCTTCATCGACACCCATGTCCATTTCCGCGACCCGGGGCTGACCTACAAGGAAGATTTCTGGACGGGCACCCAGGCGGCGGCCGCGGGCGGCGTCACCACGGTGGTCGACATGCCGAACAACAAGCCCGCCCTGCTGACGCGCGACCGCTTCCGCGCCAAGCGCGACTCGGTCGGCGAACGCGCCCTGGTCGACTATGCGCTTTACGCCGGCGCGACCAATCTGGCCGAAATCCCGGGCATGGTCGAGGAAGGCGCCATCGGCGTGAAGATCTTCATGGTGGCGGATCCGAAATCCCACTACCCTCACGATCCCGAACTGTTCACCGGCGATGCCGGGGAACTCTACGACACGCTGCGCCTGGCACGCGATCTGGGCGTGTATTGCGCCGTGCACCCGCAGAACCAGCAACTGTTCACCCACGAATCCCGCAAGCGCTGGGCCGCGGGCACGACCGGCCCGCGGGACTTCCTGGAAGCCTACTTCGGCGAGAACTTCGTGGGCGACCACACCGCGATCTCGACACTGATCGAAATGAGCCGGGCCGCTTCGGCGCGTACGCACATCCTGCACGTGCGCACCGAGCGCAGCCTGCGCATGATCCAGGAAGCGGCCGGCGAAGGCGTTCCGGTCTCGTCCGAGGTGAATCCCAAGTACATGCTGCTGGGCGAGGAAGACATGGCCCGGATGGGGCCGCTGTCCACGCCCTACGGCCTGCCGCTGGCGCATCGCGACGCGCTGCTGGACTGCCTGGGCCGCGGGCTGGTCACCGTGCTGGCCACGGACCATGCGCCGCATACCCGCGAAGAACTCGAGCCCGGCTGGAAGGATGCCTGGAGCATTCCCTTCGGCAACCCCCAGCTCGACCACGTCAGCGCCGTCATGCTCACCCTGGTCAGCCAGGGGCGCCTGACGCTGGAGACACTGGTCCATACCATGTCGACCAACCCGGCGAAGCTGCTGGGCCTGCATCCGCGCAAAGGCGTCCTGCAACCCGGGGCCGACGCGGACATCGCGGTCATCGACATGGCCCGGACCGGCGTCCTGACCGACGACGAGTGCTACACCAAGGTCAAGTGGTCTCCCTATTCGGGCCGCGCGTACACGGGCCGTGTCGTGATGACGATCAGCGGCGGGCGTATCGTGATGCAGGATGGCGTCGTCTCGGGCGAACCGGGCTCGGGCCGCTTCCTGCGCAACGTGGCGGCGAACGCCGCCTGA
- a CDS encoding IclR family transcriptional regulator gives MDKTVVKALSVLEALSNSDRARGVTELAAEVDMTKANVHRLLRTLLALGYVSQNESSAYQLSLKMWELGSRRVANLDLIDVAKPVVRQLCAQVNESVQLLVPEKLTVVCVDKADSAQPLRATTVVGSRVPIHAVSGGKAVLAFSPEVAATLAYPLEAYTSATITSQAAMESEMAYAREHGYAVNRGEWRPDIWGIAAPIHNAQNKVTGAICVWGAETRMSGEATARLGKCVAAAAARISGDLGCVNAGVT, from the coding sequence ATGGATAAGACCGTCGTCAAGGCACTGTCGGTACTCGAGGCGCTGTCGAATTCGGATCGCGCGCGCGGCGTGACGGAGCTGGCCGCGGAGGTGGACATGACCAAGGCCAACGTCCATCGCCTGCTCCGGACGCTGCTGGCACTGGGCTATGTCAGCCAGAACGAATCGTCCGCGTATCAGCTGTCGCTCAAGATGTGGGAACTGGGGTCGCGCAGAGTGGCGAACCTGGACCTGATCGACGTGGCCAAGCCCGTCGTGCGTCAGTTGTGCGCGCAGGTCAACGAGTCGGTGCAGTTGCTGGTCCCGGAAAAGCTCACCGTCGTCTGCGTCGACAAGGCGGATAGCGCACAACCCCTGCGCGCGACGACGGTGGTCGGCAGCCGCGTGCCCATCCACGCGGTGTCCGGAGGCAAAGCCGTGCTGGCGTTCTCACCGGAAGTCGCCGCGACGCTGGCGTATCCGCTGGAGGCCTACACCTCGGCCACCATCACCAGCCAGGCGGCGATGGAAAGCGAGATGGCCTATGCGCGGGAACACGGCTATGCGGTCAACCGCGGTGAATGGCGGCCCGACATCTGGGGAATTGCGGCACCCATCCACAACGCCCAGAACAAGGTGACCGGCGCGATATGCGTCTGGGGCGCCGAAACGCGCATGAGCGGCGAAGCCACGGCCCGTCTGGGCAAGTGTGTCGCTGCCGCGGCAGCCAGGATATCCGGCGACCTGGGCTGCGTAAACGCCGGTGTGACATAG
- a CDS encoding tripartite tricarboxylate transporter substrate binding protein produces MTKHLVKLAVLSWGLAAPLAAAHAEAFPSKPIRLVVPFAPGGGTDSVARLLSKRITERTGQPVVVETRVGAGGAIGAALVAKAPADGYTLLLTVTGPVTIIPNVNPNAGYKTSDLAPVAIAYRSPFMVMVGTDSPYQTLSQLLADGRNKQPAPSYGSSGIGALSHLVSELINQQAGTHFNHVPYKGSQDTLYAMVRGDVQWGLQSAADARSFLAAGKLRPLAVLSKERSARLPDVPTLEESGIHGVDLDLWFGLFAPAATPPATVHSLNTLVNEILAEPDIAKRLQELGGQAPADANTPEIVKQTIDREVKSFGAVARAIKLKLE; encoded by the coding sequence GTGACCAAGCATCTCGTGAAGCTGGCAGTGTTGTCCTGGGGACTGGCGGCACCACTGGCCGCCGCCCACGCCGAGGCTTTTCCCAGCAAGCCGATCCGTCTCGTCGTGCCCTTCGCTCCCGGCGGCGGCACCGATTCAGTCGCCCGCCTGCTCTCCAAGCGCATCACCGAACGCACGGGCCAGCCCGTGGTGGTCGAGACCCGCGTGGGAGCGGGGGGCGCGATCGGTGCCGCGCTGGTGGCCAAGGCGCCCGCCGATGGCTATACCCTGCTGCTGACGGTCACCGGTCCGGTCACCATCATCCCGAACGTGAACCCCAACGCCGGCTACAAGACCAGCGATCTCGCCCCGGTGGCGATCGCCTATCGCTCGCCATTCATGGTCATGGTCGGCACGGATTCGCCGTACCAGACCCTGAGCCAGTTGCTGGCCGACGGGCGCAACAAGCAGCCGGCCCCGTCCTACGGCTCGTCGGGCATAGGCGCGCTCTCGCACCTGGTCTCGGAACTGATCAACCAGCAGGCGGGAACCCACTTCAACCACGTCCCCTACAAGGGCTCCCAGGACACGCTCTACGCGATGGTCCGCGGCGATGTCCAGTGGGGCCTGCAAAGCGCCGCCGACGCCCGGAGTTTTCTCGCCGCCGGCAAGCTGCGGCCGCTGGCGGTGCTGAGCAAGGAGCGGTCTGCCCGACTGCCGGACGTCCCCACACTGGAAGAATCGGGAATACATGGCGTGGACCTGGACCTCTGGTTCGGCCTGTTCGCGCCGGCGGCCACGCCCCCGGCGACGGTGCACAGCCTGAACACGCTGGTGAACGAGATCCTGGCCGAGCCGGACATCGCCAAGCGCCTGCAGGAACTGGGCGGCCAGGCCCCGGCGGACGCGAATACGCCGGAAATCGTCAAACAGACCATCGATCGCGAAGTGAAGAGTTTCGGAGCCGTCGCGCGCGCCATCAAACTGAAGCTGGAATGA
- a CDS encoding bifunctional diguanylate cyclase/phosphodiesterase, with amino-acid sequence MLVGSYDPNLVLVSLAVAILASYTALGLVSRANATRGKVSLAWLLGGGCALGLGIWSMHFVGMLAFRLPIPLGYDLGLTILSLLIAIACSACALWMAHRAALPRWRMACAALQMGAGIAAMHYVGMAAMRMSPAIEYSPWLFALSIVIAVVASGTALSIAHKQRRNRSNTAARRLRGSLVMGLAIVGMHYTGMTAARIADGAECLAVLSGISPGWLATGVTGITLSVLSIALAVAVLDTRLETRTSALAASLAQANQELMHLALHDTLTKLPNRAQLDDRLRQAISRADTRHSRFAVLFIDLDGFKAVNDAYGHRCGDGLLRELAHRIKDEVARPGDTVARLGGDEFVLVADVAAPADSALIAQKLIAALSRDTHVDGHTLCVTASVGIAIHPEDGKDGHTLLTHADAAMYHAKRQGGARRFSYFESTMNEDARRQLQLVQDLRQARERGELLLHYQPKFLPPTGPAVGAEALLRWNHPRHGVIPPGDFIPLAERTGLIFPIGDWVLNEACRQLRIWRDLGHTNWNVSVNLSAMQFAHPGLLETIQGALARHLVPPSCLTIEITETTAMRDAVASIEVLRKLTALGVSISIDDFGTGYSNLLYLKQLPANELKIDRSFIDQLEHSQEDAAIVSAIIALGQRLNLRIVAEGVETAGQQRLLTELGCNSVQGFLLGKPVPASEFPDVAQAWHPVLAPSRLPRPTASHVG; translated from the coding sequence ATGCTCGTCGGAAGCTACGATCCCAACCTGGTGCTGGTTTCTCTCGCGGTCGCCATACTGGCCTCCTATACCGCGCTGGGACTGGTCAGCCGTGCCAATGCGACACGCGGCAAGGTTTCGCTCGCCTGGCTGCTGGGTGGCGGATGCGCCTTGGGCCTGGGCATCTGGTCCATGCACTTCGTCGGCATGCTGGCTTTCCGGCTCCCCATCCCGCTCGGATACGACCTGGGGCTCACGATCCTGTCCCTCCTGATCGCCATCGCCTGCTCGGCCTGCGCGCTCTGGATGGCGCACCGCGCGGCACTGCCTCGGTGGCGCATGGCTTGCGCGGCGCTGCAGATGGGGGCCGGCATTGCCGCCATGCACTACGTCGGCATGGCCGCGATGCGCATGTCCCCGGCCATCGAATACTCACCCTGGCTATTCGCCCTTTCCATCGTCATCGCCGTGGTCGCCTCGGGCACCGCGCTGTCGATCGCGCACAAGCAACGCCGCAACCGTTCGAACACCGCGGCCCGCCGGCTCCGCGGTTCCCTGGTCATGGGCCTGGCCATCGTGGGCATGCACTATACCGGCATGACCGCGGCCCGCATCGCCGACGGCGCCGAATGCCTGGCCGTGCTGAGCGGCATCAGCCCGGGCTGGCTGGCCACCGGAGTCACCGGCATTACCTTGAGCGTGCTGAGCATCGCGCTGGCCGTGGCCGTTCTGGACACCCGCCTGGAGACACGCACCTCGGCCCTGGCGGCCTCGCTGGCCCAGGCCAACCAGGAACTCATGCACCTGGCGCTGCACGACACGCTCACCAAGCTCCCCAACCGCGCCCAGCTCGACGACCGCCTGCGCCAGGCCATCAGCCGGGCCGATACGCGGCACAGCCGTTTCGCGGTGCTGTTCATCGACCTGGATGGATTCAAGGCGGTCAACGACGCCTACGGCCATCGCTGCGGCGACGGCCTGTTGCGTGAACTGGCCCACCGCATCAAGGATGAAGTCGCCCGGCCCGGGGATACCGTCGCGCGCCTGGGCGGCGACGAGTTCGTCCTCGTGGCCGACGTGGCGGCCCCCGCCGACTCCGCCCTGATCGCCCAGAAACTCATCGCCGCGCTCTCGCGCGACACCCACGTCGACGGACACACGCTGTGCGTCACGGCCAGCGTGGGCATCGCCATCCATCCGGAGGACGGCAAGGATGGACACACGCTGCTGACCCATGCCGATGCCGCCATGTACCACGCCAAGCGCCAGGGCGGCGCCCGCCGCTTCAGCTATTTCGAATCGACCATGAATGAAGACGCGCGCAGGCAACTGCAACTGGTGCAGGACCTGCGCCAGGCGCGAGAACGCGGCGAACTGCTGCTGCACTACCAGCCCAAGTTCCTGCCGCCGACCGGCCCGGCGGTCGGCGCCGAAGCGCTGCTGCGCTGGAATCATCCCAGGCACGGCGTCATTCCGCCGGGCGACTTCATCCCGCTGGCGGAACGCACGGGACTGATATTTCCCATCGGCGACTGGGTACTGAACGAGGCCTGTCGGCAGTTACGGATATGGCGCGACCTCGGGCACACGAACTGGAACGTGTCCGTGAATCTGTCGGCCATGCAATTCGCCCACCCGGGCCTGCTGGAAACGATACAGGGCGCGCTCGCGCGTCACCTGGTGCCGCCCAGTTGCCTGACCATCGAGATCACCGAAACCACGGCCATGCGGGATGCCGTGGCCAGCATCGAAGTGCTGCGCAAGCTGACCGCGCTGGGCGTATCGATTTCCATCGACGATTTCGGCACCGGCTACTCCAACCTGCTCTATCTGAAGCAACTGCCCGCCAACGAACTGAAGATAGATCGCAGCTTCATCGACCAGCTCGAACACAGCCAGGAAGATGCCGCCATCGTCTCGGCCATCATCGCGCTGGGCCAGCGCCTGAACCTCAGGATCGTCGCGGAAGGCGTGGAGACAGCCGGTCAGCAACGACTCCTGACCGAACTCGGCTGCAACTCCGTGCAAGGCTTCCTGCTGGGCAAGCCTGTGCCCGCCTCGGAGTTTCCCGACGTCGCCCAAGCGTGGCATCCCGTTCTCGCCCCCTCCCGCCTTCCCCGGCCGACAGCAAGCCACGTCGGCTGA
- a CDS encoding sulfite exporter TauE/SafE family protein, with product MTAGIFAIVSLLTVFASFLSGVFGMAGGMVLMGALLLLMPVSAAMVVQSVALLASNVWRAVLWRAHTDWRIVGRFAMGAAVAFALMFSVRFVPSRSMALIVLGLSPFIALAVPARLAPRAERRMAAEICGFVCQVMHLLSGVTGPLLDIFFVRSTAMDRRTVVATKATCQVLGHTSKLVYFGGALGAAELSAQWWHWVVLIGCAVAGTSLSRAVLERITDAQFRRWTRTIVLGIGTVYLIQGVASMM from the coding sequence ATGACGGCTGGAATTTTCGCCATTGTCAGCCTGTTGACCGTGTTCGCCTCGTTCTTGTCGGGCGTGTTCGGCATGGCGGGCGGCATGGTGCTGATGGGCGCATTGCTGCTGCTGATGCCGGTCTCGGCAGCCATGGTCGTGCAAAGCGTGGCTTTGCTGGCGTCGAACGTCTGGCGCGCCGTCCTGTGGCGAGCTCATACCGATTGGCGGATCGTCGGGCGGTTCGCCATGGGCGCAGCGGTCGCGTTCGCGCTCATGTTCAGCGTCCGGTTCGTTCCCAGCCGCAGCATGGCGCTGATCGTCCTGGGGCTGAGTCCCTTCATCGCGCTGGCCGTGCCGGCCCGCCTGGCGCCTCGAGCCGAGCGGCGCATGGCCGCCGAAATATGCGGCTTCGTGTGCCAGGTCATGCATCTGCTGAGCGGGGTCACGGGACCGCTGCTGGATATCTTCTTCGTGCGGTCGACCGCCATGGACCGCCGCACCGTGGTGGCGACGAAGGCGACGTGCCAGGTGCTGGGACATACCTCCAAGCTGGTGTATTTTGGCGGCGCGCTGGGCGCGGCCGAACTGTCGGCGCAATGGTGGCACTGGGTGGTGCTTATCGGGTGCGCCGTCGCCGGCACGTCATTGAGCCGGGCCGTACTCGAGCGCATCACCGACGCGCAGTTCCGCCGCTGGACCCGGACGATCGTGCTGGGAATCGGGACCGTCTATCTGATCCAGGGCGTGGCGTCCATGATGTAG
- a CDS encoding FAD-binding monooxygenase, with translation MQFHLNGFKPGDPDISEPAGQGAAPLADALPGEVDILIVGSGPTGLTLATQLAAFPDLRTCIVEQKPGPLRLGQADGIACRTVEMFEAFDFSQRVLKEAYWVNETSFWKPDDAQRDQIVRSGRIQDTEDGLSEFPHVILNQARVHDFYLDVMRNAPSRLEPHYSRRLLDLAVAESPAGGAPTHPVTARFERTDPGHEGQVETVRARFAVGCDGAHSAVRKSLGRALHGESANQAWGVMDVLAVTDFPDIRIKSAIHSASEGSVLIIPREGGYLVRLYIELDKLNENERVASRQITSDRLIAAAQRILRPYTLDVKEVAWWSVYEIGQRLCDKFDDVPEQEEHARLPRVFIAGDACHTHSPKAGQGMNVSMQDGFNLGWKLAAVLRGQSTPQILHTYSKERQTVAKELIDFDREFAKMFSAAPKDPSRDDSEGIDPAEFQRYFVKQGRFTAGTETRYYPSVISAEPTHQELARGLVIGMRFHSAPVIRLADAKPMHLGHAVKADGRWRVFAFADAADPAAPSAAIGELCRFLAESSQSPIRKYTPAGADVDAVIDVRAVFQQGHRALALEAMPAFLQPRKGRYGLIDYEKMFCPDLKGGQDIFDLRGIDRRRGCVVIVRPDQYVAHVLPLDAHAELAGFFDGFMVEAG, from the coding sequence ATGCAATTCCACCTGAACGGGTTCAAACCCGGCGACCCCGACATCTCCGAACCCGCTGGACAAGGCGCAGCCCCGCTAGCCGACGCGCTGCCCGGCGAGGTCGACATCCTGATCGTGGGCAGCGGCCCCACCGGCCTGACCCTGGCCACGCAGCTGGCGGCCTTTCCCGACCTCAGGACCTGTATCGTCGAACAAAAACCGGGACCGCTGCGGCTGGGCCAGGCCGACGGCATCGCCTGCCGCACGGTCGAGATGTTCGAGGCCTTCGATTTCAGCCAGCGCGTGCTGAAGGAAGCGTATTGGGTCAACGAGACCTCGTTCTGGAAACCTGACGATGCGCAGCGCGACCAGATCGTGCGCAGCGGCCGCATCCAGGACACCGAGGACGGTCTTTCCGAGTTTCCCCACGTCATCCTGAACCAGGCCCGCGTCCACGACTTCTACCTGGACGTCATGCGCAACGCGCCGTCACGGCTCGAACCCCACTACTCGCGCCGCCTGCTGGATCTGGCCGTGGCGGAATCCCCCGCCGGCGGCGCGCCCACCCATCCGGTCACGGCGCGCTTCGAGCGCACCGACCCCGGACACGAGGGCCAGGTCGAGACGGTGCGCGCCCGCTTCGCGGTCGGCTGCGACGGCGCCCACAGCGCGGTGCGCAAGTCGCTCGGCCGCGCGCTGCACGGCGAGTCGGCCAACCAGGCCTGGGGCGTGATGGACGTGCTGGCCGTCACCGACTTCCCCGACATCCGCATCAAGTCGGCCATCCACTCTGCCAGCGAAGGCAGCGTGCTGATCATCCCGCGCGAGGGCGGCTATCTGGTGCGCCTGTACATCGAACTCGACAAACTGAACGAGAACGAGCGCGTCGCCAGCCGGCAAATCACCTCCGACCGCCTGATCGCCGCCGCCCAGCGCATCCTGCGCCCCTACACCCTGGACGTGAAGGAAGTCGCGTGGTGGTCCGTGTACGAGATCGGCCAGCGCCTGTGCGACAAGTTCGACGACGTGCCCGAACAGGAGGAACATGCCCGCCTGCCGCGCGTCTTCATTGCCGGCGACGCCTGCCACACCCACAGCCCCAAGGCGGGCCAGGGCATGAACGTCTCCATGCAGGACGGCTTCAACCTGGGCTGGAAGCTGGCCGCCGTGCTGCGCGGCCAGAGCACGCCCCAGATCCTGCACACCTACTCCAAGGAACGCCAGACCGTCGCCAAGGAACTGATCGACTTCGATCGCGAATTCGCCAAGATGTTCAGCGCCGCCCCCAAGGATCCGTCCCGGGACGACAGCGAAGGCATCGACCCGGCCGAGTTCCAGCGCTACTTCGTCAAGCAGGGCCGCTTCACCGCCGGCACCGAGACCCGCTACTACCCGTCCGTCATCAGCGCGGAGCCGACCCACCAGGAACTGGCGCGCGGCCTCGTCATCGGCATGCGCTTCCACTCCGCGCCGGTCATCCGCCTGGCCGACGCCAAGCCCATGCACCTGGGCCACGCGGTCAAGGCCGACGGCCGCTGGCGCGTGTTCGCCTTCGCCGATGCCGCGGACCCCGCCGCGCCGTCCGCGGCCATCGGGGAACTGTGCCGCTTCCTGGCCGAATCAAGCCAGTCGCCGATCCGGAAATACACGCCCGCGGGGGCCGACGTCGACGCCGTGATCGACGTGCGCGCCGTCTTCCAGCAAGGCCATCGCGCGCTGGCGCTCGAGGCCATGCCGGCCTTCCTGCAGCCGCGCAAGGGACGCTACGGGCTGATCGACTACGAGAAGATGTTCTGCCCCGACCTGAAAGGCGGCCAGGACATCTTCGACCTGCGCGGCATCGACCGCCGGCGCGGCTGCGTGGTGATCGTGCGGCCCGACCAATACGTGGCGCACGTGCTGCCGCTGGATGCCCACGCGGAACTGGCGGGGTTCTTCGACGGGTTCATGGTGGAGGCGGGCTAG